The following nucleotide sequence is from Oenanthe melanoleuca isolate GR-GAL-2019-014 chromosome 5, OMel1.0, whole genome shotgun sequence.
AAACCACCTGGGAGTACTCAAATATGTAAtcaagctgctgcaggaaattgCAGAGGCTTAGGGGCACTCCAAAGATGAGGAAGAAGAGCACAGTGAGGAAGATAACGATGTAGAGCCTCTTAGGCTGACGTCTCTTGGATCCACACAGGACCTTGATGAAGAGGATCACATTGGAGATTACCATGGGTGGAGCAAAGATGAGAAAGTTGAGGGCATACATGGAGATGAGAGCCACCTGGCAGTGCTCATGGTCCTgtgacaggcacagggaggtcACCACCACCATGACAGTGATGgagagtgcccagagcagggcacacaccACCCAGGACAGGTGCTGGGGACGGCGGCAGCGGTACCAGAGGGGGAAGAGAATCGAGCTGCACCTCTCGATGCTGATGGCTGTCAGCAGGTACAGCCCCATGTTGTAGGAGaacagggaaagcaggagaagGGACCTCAGGTGCTTCAGGGACACGACAATGGAGCAGGACACATCATCTAGCAGGtagagcagggaggaggggaccATGAAGACGAGCAAGGTGAAGTCGGCCACAGCCAGGTTGAGGACGTAGACGGTGATGGGGTTCCTGCGGATGTGGAATCCAAGGAGCCAGAGGACAGCCCCATTCCCAACCAGCCCACAGAGGCAGATGAACAGCGTGACACCGTCTATGGCCACATCGGTGACATTGATCCCACAGGAATCATCTCCTTCACTGTCTGTCACGGGAGATGAGGGAGGTGGGGAGGTCAGGCTCAGCTCCATGGTGGAGGGTGGGATGTGGTCCCCAGCTGtggtcagagcagaggggaattAGTGGGACCCCAGAGGATCCCATGACAGGGGGAGGGGTCCTGGCggggtggcacagcagggctggggaccgGGGGGCCATGGGATATCCAGGGGTGAGGTGAGGGCGGAGGGAGGGTTGGATCAATTCAGTCATCCCGATTGAGGACAGCCACAGGAGCGGtgagaggggatttggggacatccAGGGAGACACAAGCAGTACCCAGGGCTGGACTCTGGTCCCGATCCCCTACCTTTCCTTGGGGCCAACCTGTTGGTGTCTCTGAGCAGGGCACGCTCCTTCCCTCCGGTGCTCAATCTTCTCCAGTGAGGAAAATTGGCGTCTCACGTCCTCAGAAGCTCCAAGCAGCCAATTTTGGGGCGTTTCTGCACAATCACGGGTCAGGCACTGGGCAGTTGCACACAGGCTGCCTCTTCTCCCGTCAAAAGTCTGTTGGTCTTGCgggaaaggaaatgtttggTCCGAGCGAATACCCCAGAGGACgaacactgcagcagctgcatctcGCTGTGAAAGAATCTTGATGCTTTTACGATTCAACCTGATATCTCATTAGACTGGTAATTGCCACCTTCCTAATTGTTTGATGGTGCTCAagcctcctctccccatcctaCCCCGATGCTGGCATCCTTCTGAGATTGTTCATTACTGCGTGCATTTGCCTCCAGCCTCCCAGCGTGAGaatccctctcctccagcttcATCCTGCATCAGGCCTGGGTGTCAATTGGGAATTTCTCTGAGCCCTCACTTTGGATCCACTCCAGCTGGTCTGGAGGCTCCAGAGCCCTTCTGGACAGACTGATAGCCCCTGAGAGAGCCTGGAGAGGCTGGTGGCAGATGAGGAgatggcaggggacagcacaCACGACCTCACATCCCTCCCTGAAACCCTACACCAGAAGCACCCATTCACCCCCACCAAAGTTTTGGGGTGACAGAAGAAGGACTGGACTGGACTGGAGAGGGTCTAGGGGACATCTAAGCAGGGGCATCACTGGGGGACATCACTGATAGGATGGCATGTCCCCGAGCAAAGCAGCGtgtcacagcctgtgccagctgtgctggaatcACTAGAAAAAGGCAGGAGGCTGGTGGGCACCCCCTcacccaggtgctgctggagacagagactcctggcagggcagggctcagcatgGCACCGCAGGGGTGTGACAGcaggggtggcagtgacagcGGGGCCAGGGCAGTGAGTCACCCCCTCCGTGCCTCCCTCCACCCCTGGACTTTGCCTCCCGCGGATGCTCGCGGCAATAAATCCCGGGCTCGGAGGCGGGAATGCGGCGTCGGGGAGGGCGCGGGGGTCCCATCCCAGGGGTGTGGGGGATCTGCACGCAGAGTGCACGAGTGGGATTGCCATGGGCAGTAGGATTCCCATGGGCGGTGGGATCAGGTGTGGGATGAGGATGAGAGCGCGCCAGAGGCAGCGGGCAGGAGTGCGAGGGAGCGTCACACGGGCAggcaggacatgcaggtggCAGTGTGACGCTTGTGACGCCGCGAGGACCTGCCGGGAGAAGGTCACCTGTGAGCCGGGGCACCTGTACGTGTGTCGCCACCGCTGTCACCGCCGCGGCCCCAgcccggcggcgggcggggtgACAGCCGCACCCTGGACCGGGCGGGTGCTGCCcgcccccctgtccccatccctgcctccgCCGAGGCCACTCGGGCTCCGTGGCCCCATCGGACACCCCCATGCAGCAGGAGCCGGGGGAACAGAACCCAGGAACCCCCGAAACCGAGGTCAAGGCTGTCGTCGTGGGGGATGGCGGCTGCGGGAAGACGTCACTGCTGCTGGCCTTTGCCAGGGGGGACTTCCCCAAGGTACCGGGAttcctgtcccctggctggTGGGTGGCTGTCACCGTGCGGGAGCGGTGACAGGCAAAGGGCGCCGATGGGACACGGTGGCGGCAGCGGGGCCGTTTggagagggacatggggacagggggcaaGAGGaggcccagcctggggctggtggggctCTGTGGCACCTCTGCCTCTCATGGCGGGTCACAGGACGGGtgtcacatcccgaggtgtctccttagacctgagatcacctctggaggacatgcaggtggtttggaacccagctctttccgaTGCCCACAGATGAGAGACTGCATGAGGCTGTTCTTAGAAGTTTTCATGGttctttattcttccttatctcaggaatgctttgttcAGCGAAAAGCGGTCTGCTCGctagacgtccagggcagaatctgcctggtagAGCCAGGatttatcttttatactctaaattacgtactaggtatttacaaatgacccccaatacaatacaatcttgttacatggtccagcttGTCTGCATgcaatctaaaagtgccagcgtgtcacccagcatggatgacatggagaagaaggaggaagaggtatgCACaccccaattctccatcttggccacgtgtcccttatcactaacattcccaaaagtctatttatctacGTTCTAACAGTCTGATTtgcactctatttatttttgcggctagcatttcttctctcaatgtgggtaaattgttccaaggagctaaatccagcccctgagacacctgggtctcattcgagggttTTTGGGGACCTCGCCagggggtcttaaaccttccagggaagccagaggaatattCTGGACTCCCACAGGTGGGGAGCAGGATTTGTCCCTCAGTGAGGGCACTCAGCGAGTGCAGGGAATGGGGGCAGCCACAGAGACCCCTGTCCTGAATCCCTGAGGGACATCCATGATGCTCTGTACTGTTGTGGGATGGGGGACAAAGGTGCTTCCCATCCCACTGACCCAGGGAGGAAGCAGCATTTCCTActtcctgcttccctctctgTGTCCTGTTCTGTCCCCGCTGGGGTCCCCTCCATCGCTGTCATTGTCCCAGTTACTTCCCTGTGCCAgtcacaggagcaggagcactgcCAGGTGTCCCTCATCTCCATGTACACCCATGTCCTGAGTTGATGTCGCAATGCTCTGTATCCCCACATCCTGTGTTGCTCATGCCTGGAGAGTTTGTTTTATCTAGCCAGGCAGCACCACCCCCTCCCCCCGGGCAAGAGCTGCCTTCACCCACTGGCAAAACCCCTCCCTTGgattgctgcttgctgctgcttctgcttgcCGCTTGCAAACCCCCCTGCTTCTGCGCTTTTTCTGCcgttttttctttactttttcttcccttattaGCTAGCAATACCTGATTTCGGCGGCCTGAACATCAAGGAACCCCGGACGCTGCACCATCGTGACAAGAAATACGcgttcctgcccttcccagcaccgGCTGCATCCACTCCGACGGGTGAAGTTTACTGCATCACCCGTGGCTGTTCTTTTCTCGTATTGGggagtgtttttttctgtgtgttttggtaaataaacaagttttttccattttacctCTGAGGAAGTTCTTCCCGAACCCGtaggtgggaggggaggagattttgggggtttgttttcGGGGCAGAGCTCCTTTGGAGATTTTCCCCTAATTTCTCCTAAACTGGGACAACCCTCAACCTCTTCCTCTTTACCGCAGCCATGCTAACTTCCAGCACAATCCTCTTCATTAAGGTTAACTGTGGTTCCCATGAGCTACAACCCAAGAGACCTGACATCGTTATACTCCTCACTGTGCTCTCCGTCCTCCTCTTTGCTCTCCCACTCAGCCTCTGCAATTTCCTGAAGCAGCTCAATTACATCGTTCTGTCCTCCCAGGTTGTATTGCTGCTCAcctgcatccacagcagcaccaaaccCATCATCTAATTATTggtggggagctgctggagacacTGCTCCATGCTGTCCCTAAGGAAGGCTCTCCACAGGGTGTTTGGGGAGCTGAAAGAAAACCCTGCCTGCAGCAATGATGCTGCTATGGACACAGGGGTCTGAGCCTGTTGatcccttcccctgctctgctgaaggacCCTGGGACAGTGGCTCTGGGTTTCCTTGAGTCACCTGAGCTAGGAACTCTCCCATTTGCTCCACTCAGAGGATCCTTGAAGGCTGACAGCTCCTGGGCCAACTCTCCCACTCCTCGACACTCAACTCTTCACCTGGTGAGGAGCTGCAAACGCATCCAGGGTGAGCCTTTCACTGCCTTTGAGGGGGATTTTTCACAGGGACCTTGCAGTGACTGTCTGAGTCCACACACGTGTCATATTCCCTGTTGCATTGACTGGATTTTCtttgtaaagattttttcccTTGGTGTGCCTGTGCAGTCAGGGCTGGAGTGAACCTGGCCACTGAACTCCGTTGTGCTGACGCTTAATATTAAATCTGGTTTTTCACTGATCCCCTTGGCGGTGATATTTTCATGGATCTCAAACACTCCTTTGGAACACTCCCGCGGTGGAATCCcgcaggagaagggagcaggggcaTGTGGGAGGAATGCTCTGAGTGGAGCACACGGGAGCAGggttttcctcctccctcccggGTGCTAGAACACCATggccaggaggggcagggacactgccgGCAGTCCCGGGtggagcggggcaggagccgggctgctggaggagatgggTTGCCCCGGGGGAGGAGGGGCCTGGGTGTCGTAGGGATCTGGAGAGGTGAAAACAAAGTCGGAGCGGGTCTGCATGCTGCcgatcccaaatctccccactGGAGGACAGCAGAGCCCGGCAGACGGTGCTCGGAGCAGAGAAGCCGCCGCCGGTCGGGAAACCTGCGGGATGGGAGAGGATGCGGGGAGGATGGAGAGCGGGGAgggggagcggggatggggatgaggatgggatgggacaggcaCCAGGAAAGAGGAGCCGAGGTGAGGATGGGATTGGGATAGAGCGAGGAAGCTCAGCTGGGCGTCCTTGGGCCAAGGGGAGGTTTTGGCAATGATCCCGGAGCTCTTCCCAGAATGCGAAACGATCCTGACAAGCAGCCAGCTGCCTTACCAGTACTGCcggcactgccagcactgccagcactgccagcattccagtgccaccagcaccaccagcatctccctgctgctggagggacaATGACCgctcagggaagaaaaaagaggaatgCTAAACATCTGTCAGGAGAGGAAAGGCATTTGGACAATGGTCATTGTGCAGGGAAGTGGAGTGTTTCTCATCAAGAAGAAATGAGCAGCCAATTGCAAAATTTTGTCTGTGGAGCATCTGGCAAAAACCACTTCCGTAgtggacaaaaaaaaacaaatgaaaaaagtcATAACAAATTACTCCACAGAAGTGGAGCTCTGACGTAGCCAAAGATGCAACTTCCGACTGCCCAATGACTGCACCAAGTCTTGGGGAGCAACACCAGGATAGGGCATGGACAGCAGCTGGTACGACAGGACTGGGGAGCTCCTGGTGATCTGAAcactttctccttcttcatGCTACTGACCAGAGGGGATCCACTTTAGGATATTGACCCCAAAGATGCAAGAGCTACCAGGAAGCACCACTGAGCTGCACAGacccccttttcctgctgctgccccacggTGAACAGGTCAGtggaatgttttctttcctccctcccccaccttcctctcctccagcagctgcttgtCCCTGACACCCTCTCCTGGTGACCAAAGTGTCCTCCCCAGATCCCCCAccctctgccctgtgcttcCCTTCCTCATCCCCTACTGAACATCCCAACCATGTcacctccctctcccaccccaccATTTCCAGCATTCTCCTCCCCTGCACATCTCACTCCTCCCCACCGAATCCTTCCCACtacagggagctgctcagcagctgtgtcATCCCTTCCTGGATTCTCCAAGCACTGACTCCCGCCCACGCTGACCACAGCCTGGGGCTacatcccactgcctgcccagtgTCCATCCATGGAGGTGACCACcgtgtccccatctcctgcctcacCCACTGAAGGAGACGATCTCTGTGAGATAGATGTCATTGATGTGGCTGTGGATGGTGTCACGCTGCTCATCTGCCTCTGTGGGCTGGGTGGAAATGGGGCTGTCCTCTGCTTTCTCCAAAGGAATCCTAAAACCTTATACATCCTCAACCTGGCCTTCGCCAACTTCGCTTTCCTCCACTTTGcgctcccctcctccctgctctaCCTGCTGGAGGACGCGTCCTGCTCCATTGTCGTGTCCCTGACGTACCTGAGgtcccttctcctgctgtccctgttctccTACAACCTGGGGCTGTACCTGCTGACAGCCATCAGCATTGACAGGTGCACATCCATCCTCTGCCCACTCTGGCACCGCTGCCGCCGTCCCCAGCGCCTGTCCTGGGTggtgtgtgccctgctctgggcactctcCATCGCTGTCGTTGTCACAGTtacttccctgtgcctgtcacaggagcaccagcactgccaggtgtcCCTCATCTCCATGTACACCCTCAACCTGTTCCTCTTTACCCCAGCCATGCTCATTTCCAGCACAATCCTCTTCATTAAGGTCAAGTGCGCCTCCCATGAGCGACAACCCAAGAGACTCGACATTGTTATTTTCCTCCTTgtgctcttcttcctcctctttgctctccccctcagcctctccaacttcctgcagcagcttgaTTACACGGTTGTGTCCTCCCAGGTTGTTTTCCTGCTCACCTGCATCCACAGCACCATCAACCCCTTCATCTActtcctggcagggagctgctggagccgcTGCTCCGTGGGGTCCCTCCGGCTCTCCCTCCAGAGGCTCTTTGAGGAGCCAGAAGAAAGCAATGCCCATGGCATTGATCCTGACATGGACACAGCTGTCCCAGCTTGCTGATCCcttccactgctctgctgaaggaCCCCGGGACAGTGTCTGAGGGCTTCCTCGAGTCATTTGATTAATAAATAGCCGTGGTATCACCCTCCCTGTGGTGCTGTaatcctgcaggagaagggagcaggggcagtACCAAGGGCAGTGTgggagggatgctctgcagggagcacgGCTTTCCTCCTCTCTCATGGGTCCTAGAACACTATTCCCCAAAAGGGGTCATGCCTCACAGCGCTGTGATCCCAAAAGTCCCCCTGGCACCTGGTTCCTGCATCCCACTGCAGTCTGAGATCAATAAACGGCATCGTGAACCCCGAGCTGCCTTTGCCCCCTCTGCCAGCGCTCCCCGGGTTCCCCAGGCtactgctgccagccaggaatGTGGCTGGAGGAAGGGGACACATCCGTGGATTGTGCTACCTGGAGCAACCACGATCCCGaatgcccagagctgggctggcaccagcacagccagcagggacaggacagcccaggggctcagcattcccacctggctgctcccagagtGTCACAGCAGAGATCTGCCCCAAGgcctttaatttttaagtttgtGAGTCGGGTACAAAAGACTCTCTGCATTCAGGaattcttcctctcctctgccttcagctgctccctcagcGGGCTTGGATGGTGcagcagcaaggacaggagGAGGCTGCGGTCCTCAGCACGGccaccccagccaggagcagggtgaCATCTGTGTTTGTCACCACGGGCTCCAAGGGGCATCACTCGCCtccctgtgcttttcctgaGGTCACCAGCCCCACCACATCCCACATCTTTCCTTCAGCCCCACCACATCCCACACCTTCCCACTACGTCCAACGCCTGCCCACAATCCCGCCATGTCCCAAACCCACCCACAACCTCCCATCCCGCTCCCCCTCTCAGCCCACCCACCTCCCgtccttcccatccctcccagccccgtgCCTGACGCTCCAGTCCCTCCCCATGGGATGCTCCCCCCAGGATGCCCCATGCGGTTTTCGGGGACCGTTTCTCTGGGAGATTCTCCTCCAGAGCAGCTTCACCCGTGGTGTCCCGCCCCCCAGCCTCCCTTGGAGAGGGATAAGAGGCGACAGCGGGATGTATCCAGGAGCTTTTATTGGGGCGGAGGAGCGAGGAATGGCCAGGAGCGGGGCACTGCCGGGGATACCGGgaggagcggggcaggagcggggctgTCAGGGAGGAAGGCGGCCCCAGGGGCGGATCCGGCACCTAAGCGTGGATCGGGAAGGGTCTGGGTGCCGGcaatcccaaatattcccatcggagggcagcacagcccgacgGCCGCGCTCCGGGTGGATCGGACGCCAGCTGGGAAACCTGCGGGACGGAAAGGACGGGACGGAAtggacgggacgggacgggacgggatggcatggcatggcttggagaaaagagcagagatAGGAATGGGAAGCAGCATGGCGATAGGATGGGGACAGGCAACAGTGAAGGGGAGTCGAGATGAGGATGGTTTAGGGATTGGACTGGGGTGGGAATTCTGGTGGGACTAGGATGCaatagggatagggatagggatagggatagggatagggatagggatagggatagggatagggatagggatagggatagggatagggatagggatagggatagggatagggatagggatagggatagggatagggatagggatagggatagggatagggatgAACACAACATCAtggatcagtgggatgggaaaagCTATGGGATGCGTCCTGActcacagctgcaggaggatgatCTGCAGGCCTGGCTGGGAGCAATGATGGGCAGCTGAGCATGAAGGCAGCATGGGCAGCACGGCCAGAGGGACCACAGTGACCTCTCAGCTGGAGACTGTGGTGATCCCTGTCTCCTCAAAGACCCTCCGGAAGGCGACCTGGAGGGATGTGACAGAGCAGTGCCTCCAGCCGCTCCCCACCAAGAAGTAGATGAAGGGGTTGATGCTGCTGTTGATGCAGGCAAGCAGGAAAACCACGTGGGAATACTCAACTATGTAATCAAGCTGCCGCAGGAAATTGCGGAGGCTGAGGGGCAGTCCAAAGATGAGGAAGAAGAGCACAGTGAGGAAGATAACGATGTAGAGCCTCTTAGGCTGACGTCTCTTGGAGCCACACAGGACCTTGATGAAGAGGATCACATTGGAGATTACCATGGGTGGAGCAAAGATGAGAAAGTTGAGGGCATACATGGAGATGAGAGCCACCTGGCAGTGCTCATGGTCCtgtggcaggcacagggaggtcACCACCACCATGACAGCGATGgagagtgcccagagcagggcacacaccACCCAGGACAGGCGCTGGGGACGGCGGAAGCGGTACCAGAGGGGGAAGAGAATCGAGCTGCACCTCTCGATGCTGATGGCTgtcagcaggaacagccccatgTTGTAGGAGaactgggacagcaggacaagggaCTTCAGGTGCTTCAGGGACAGGACAGTGGAGCAGGATGCTTCATACATCATGCAGAGCACGGAGGAGGGGACTATGAGGAAGAGGAATGTGAAATCGGCCACAGCCAGGTTGAGGACGTAGACGGTGATGGGGTTCCTGCGGATGTGGAATCCAAGGAGCCAGAGGACAGCCCCGTTCCCAACCAGCCCACAGAGGCAGATGAACAGTGTGACACCATCTATGGCCGCATCGGTGACATTGATCCCACAAGAATCATCTCCTTCACTGTCTGTCACgggagaggagggaggtggggaggTCAGGCTCAGCTCCATGGTGGAGGGTGGGATGTGGTCCCCAGCTGtggtcagagcagaggggaattAGTGGGACCCCAGAGGATCCCATGACAGGGGGAGGGGTCCTGGCggggtggcacagcagggctggggacagggggaccgTGGGATATCCAGGGGTGAGGTGAGGGCGGAGGGAGGGTTGGATCAATTCAGTCATCCCGATTGAGGACAGCCACAGGAGCGGtgagaggggatttggggacatccAGGGAGACACAAGCAGTACCCAGGGCTGGACTCTGGTCCCGATCCCCTACCTTTCCTTGGGCTAACCTGTTGGTGTCTCTGAGCAGGGCACGCTCCTTCCCTCCGGTGCTCAATCTTCTCCAGTGAGGAAAATTGGCGTCTCACATCCTCAGAAGCTCCAAGCAGCCAATTTGTCCCCAGataaagcagctttttgggGCGTTTCTGCACAATCACGGATCAGGCACAGAGCACTGGACAGATGCACACAGGCTGCCTCTTCTCCCGTCAAAGTCTGTTGGTCTTGCgggaaaggaaatgtttggTCCGAGCGAATACCCCAGAGGACgaacactgcagcagctgcatctcGCTGTGAAAGAATCTTGATGCTTTTACGATTCAACCTGATGTCTCATTAGACTGGTAATTGCCACCTTCCTAATTGTTTGATGGTGCTCAagcctcctctccccatcctaCCCCGATGCTGGCATCCTTCTGAGATTGTTCATTACTGCGTGCATTTGCCTCCAGCCTCCCAGCGTGAGAAACCCTCTCCTCCAGCTTCATCCTGCATCAGGCCTGGGTGTCAATTGGGAATTTCTCTGAGCCCTCACTTTGGATCCACTCCAGCTGGTCTGGAGGCTCCAGAGCCCTTCTGGACAGACTGATAGCCCCTGAGAGAGCCTGGAGAGGCTGGTGGCAGATGAGGAgatggcaggggacagcacaCACGACCTCACATCCCTCCCTGAAACCCTACACCAGAAGCACCCATTCACCCCCACCAAAGTTTTGGGGTGACAGAAGAAGGACTGGACTGGACTGGAGAGGGTCTAGGGGACATCTAAGCAGGGGCATCACTGGGGGACATCACTGATAGGATGGCATGTCCCCGAGCAAAGCAGCGtgtcacagcctgtgccagctgtgctggaatcACTAGAAAAAGGCAGGAGGCTGGTGGGCACCCCCTcacccaggtgctgctggagacagagactcctggcagggcagggctcagcatgGCACCGCAGGGGTGTGAcagcaggggtggcactgacAGCGGGGCCAGGGCAGTGAGTCACCCCCTCCGTGCCTCCCTCCACCCCTGGACTTTGCCTCCCGCGGATGCTCGCGGCAATAAATCCCGGGCTCGGAGGCGGGAATGCGGCGTCGGGGAGGGCGCGGGGGTCCCATCCCAGGGGTGTGGGGGATCTGCACGCAGAGTGCACGAGTGGGATTGCCATGGGCAGTAGGATTCCCATGGGCGGTGGGATCAGGTGTGGGATGAGGATGAGAGCGCGCCAGAGGCAGCGGGCAGGAGTGCGAGGGAGCGTCACACGGGCAggcaggacatgcaggtggCAGTGTGACGCTTGTGACGCCGCGAGGACCTGCCGGGAGAAGGTCACCTGTGAGCCGGGGCACCTGTACGTGTGTCGCCACCGCTGTCACCGCCGCGGCCCCAgcccggcggcgggcggggtgACAGCCGCACCCTGGATCGGGCGGGTGCTGCCcgcccccctgtccccatccctgcctccgCCGAGGCCACTCGGGCTCCGTGGCCCCACCGGACACCCCCATGCAGCAGGAGCCggggggacagagcccaggagcCCCCGAAACCGAGGTCAAGGCTGTCGTCGTGGGGGATGGCGGCTGCGGGAAGACGTCACTGCTGCTGGCCTTTGCCAGGGGGGACTTCCCCAAGGTACCGGGAttcctgtcccctggctggTGGGTGGCTGTCACCGTGCAGGAGCGGTGACAGGCAAAGGGCGCCGATGGGACACGGGTACGGCAGCGGGGCCGTTTggagagggacatggggacagggggcaaGAGGaggcccagcctggggctggtggggctCTGTGGCACCTCTGCCTCTCATGGCGGGTCACAGGACGGGtgtcacatcccgaggtgtctccttagacctgagatcacctctggaggacatgcaggtggtttggaacccagctctttccgaTGCCCACAGATGAGAGACTGCATGAGGCTGTTCTTAGAAGTTTTCATGGttctttattcttccttatctcaggaatgctttgttcAGTGAAAAGCGGcctgctcgccagacgtccagggcagaatctgcctgcTAGAGGCAGGatttatcttttatactctaaatttagtactaggtatttacaaatgacccccaatacaatacaatcttgttacatggtccagctctgtccgCATgcaatctaaaagtgccagcatgtcacccagcatggatgacatggagaaggaggaagaggtatgCACACCCCCAATTCTacatcttggccacgtgtcccttatcacaaacattcccaaaagtctatttatctacGTTCTAACAGTCTGATTtgcactctatttatttttgcggcttgcatttcttctctcaatgtgggtaaattgttccaaggagctaaatccagcccctgagacacctgggtctcattcgagggttTTTGGGGACCCGGCCagggggtcttaaaccttccagggaagccagaggaatattCTGGACTCCCACAGGTGGGGAGCAGGATTTGTCCCTCAGTGAGGGCACTCAGCGAGTGCAGGGAATGGGGGCAGCCACAGAGACCCCTGTCCTGAATCCCCCGTGGGACATCCATGACGCTCTGTACTGTTGTGGGATGGGGGACAAAGGTGCTTCCCATCCCACTGACCCAGGGAGGAAGCAGCATTTCCTActtcctgcttccctctctgTGTCCTGTTCTGTCCCCGCTGGGGTCCCCTCCATCGCTGTCATTGTCCCAGTTACTTCCCTGTGCCAgtcacaggagcaggagcactgcCAGGTGTCCCTCATCTCCATGTACACCCATGTCCTGAGTTGATGTCGCAATGCTCTGTATCCCCACATCCTGTGTTGCTCATGCCTGGAGAGTTTGCTTTATCTAGCCAGGCAGCACCACCCCCTCCCCCTGGGCAAGAGTTTCTGCCGGCCGGCCGGCAAAACCCCTCCTTGGA
It contains:
- the LOC130253465 gene encoding mas-related G-protein coupled receptor member H-like, which gives rise to MELSLTSPPPSSPVTDSEGDDSCGINVTDAAIDGVTLFICLCGLVGNGAVLWLLGFHIRRNPITVYVLNLAVADFTFLFLIVPSSVLCMMYEASCSTVLSLKHLKSLVLLSQFSYNMGLFLLTAISIERCSSILFPLWYRFRRPQRLSWVVCALLWALSIAVMVVVTSLCLPQDHEHCQVALISMYALNFLIFAPPMVISNVILFIKVLCGSKRRQPKRLYIVIFLTVLFFLIFGLPLSLRNFLRQLDYIVEYSHVVFLLACINSSINPFIYFLVGSGWRHCSVTSLQVAFRRVFEETGITTVSS
- the LOC130253444 gene encoding mas-related G-protein coupled receptor member H-like, with the protein product MEVTTVSPSPASPTEGDDLCEIDVIDVAVDGVTLLICLCGLGGNGAVLCFLQRNPKTLYILNLAFANFAFLHFALPSSLLYLLEDASCSIVVSLTYLRSLLLLSLFSYNLGLYLLTAISIDRCTSILCPLWHRCRRPQRLSWVVCALLWALSIAVVVTVTSLCLSQEHQHCQVSLISMYTLNLFLFTPAMLISSTILFIKVKCASHERQPKRLDIVIFLLVLFFLLFALPLSLSNFLQQLDYTVVSSQVVFLLTCIHSTINPFIYFLAGSCWSRCSVGSLRLSLQRLFEEPEESNAHGIDPDMDTAVPAC
- the LOC130253466 gene encoding mas-related G-protein coupled receptor member H-like, whose protein sequence is MELSLTSPPPSSPVTDSEGDDSCGINVTDVAIDGVTLFICLCGLVGNGAVLWLLGFHIRRNPITVYVLNLAVADFTLLVFMVPSSLLYLLDDVSCSIVVSLKHLRSLLLLSLFSYNMGLYLLTAISIERCSSILFPLWYRCRRPQHLSWVVCALLWALSITVMVVVTSLCLSQDHEHCQVALISMYALNFLIFAPPMVISNVILFIKVLCGSKRRQPKRLYIVIFLTVLFFLIFGVPLSLCNFLQQLDYIFEYSQVVFLLACINSSINPFIYFLVGSGWRHCSVTSLQVAFRRVFEETGITTVSS